One Bacillota bacterium genomic window, GTTTTAATGGTCTCTTCGCGTGCCAAAATTGCCGCGCCCAATGCCCCCATAACATTGTAATGTTCCGGTATGTTAATTTCTAAACCAAGAGCTTTTTCAAATGCTTTTTTCATGCCCACATTGGCGGCAACGCCTCCCTGAAAGACAGCAGGCGCTAGTATCTCTTTGCCCTTGCCTACATTATTAAGGTAATTTCTAACCAGGGCCTCACATAACCCGGCCAGTATGTCAGGGAGGTTGTATCCAAGCTGCTGCTTGTGAATCATATCACTTTCAGCGAAGACTGCGCATCTACCCGCAATTCTTACGGGTGTTTTGGCCTTAAGTGCTGTGGGACCGAAATCTTCAATGGGCATATTCAAACGTGATGCCTGCTGGTCCATGAAGGAGCCGGTACCCGCGGCACACACCGTGTTCATAGCAAAATCGGAAACAACACCGTTGCGTAGAATGATTATCTTTGAATCCTGTCCGCCAATCTCTAATACGGTCTTTGTGCCGGGAACGATAGAAGATGCCGCCACG contains:
- a CDS encoding 2-hydroxyglutaryl-CoA dehydratase; amino-acid sequence: MKAYLGIDVGSVSTNLVLIDEQAHIIESYYLRTNGQPILTLQKGMRKMAAKLPMKITVNGAGTTGSGRYLAGIITGADIIKNEITTHAVAASSIVPGTKTVLEIGGQDSKIIILRNGVVSDFAMNTVCAAGTGSFMDQQASRLNMPIEDFGPTALKAKTPVRIAGRCAVFAESDMIHKQQLGYNLPDILAGLCEALVRNYLNNVGKGKEILAPAVFQGGVAANVGMKKAFEKALGLEINIPEHYNVMGALGAAILAREETIKTGISNFKGFSVANAKYHAGGFECTGCPNMCEVVEIYKSKKVIARWGDRCGKWSNSIAQSEKIS